Proteins from a genomic interval of Aureimonas sp. AU20:
- a CDS encoding glycosyltransferase family 2 protein translates to MYGAGVERMLDGVSKFPVFVAIVTSGRAAVLNETLRYLGRQTSLPERVFVCPAQPADFTFPSDERLPFAVEVVTSPQGACVQRNAILDQLTGETSGAVLFLDDDFFPRADYVAETAALFQLHPDIALATGTVLADGAPGPGLTVADAIETLAADTLHPEEDLQPVYNGYGCNMAVRLDTVNRRTLRFDTELPLYAWLEDVDFSRRLATDGRLVQSTRLRGVHMGVKRGRSSGLRLGYSQIANPWYLMRKRTMRPDLAAKQALRNIAANLAKVGKPEPWVDRRGRVKGNLLALRDLLRGRLHPKNILMLG, encoded by the coding sequence ATGTATGGGGCGGGCGTGGAGCGGATGTTGGACGGCGTATCGAAGTTTCCGGTCTTCGTGGCGATTGTTACCTCCGGTCGTGCGGCCGTTCTGAATGAAACGCTTCGCTATCTCGGGCGTCAGACCTCGCTGCCCGAGCGCGTGTTCGTCTGCCCCGCACAGCCGGCCGACTTCACCTTCCCCTCGGATGAGCGCTTGCCCTTCGCTGTGGAGGTCGTGACATCTCCGCAGGGCGCCTGCGTCCAGCGTAACGCGATTCTGGACCAGCTCACCGGGGAGACTTCGGGCGCGGTTCTGTTTCTCGACGACGACTTCTTTCCGCGCGCCGACTACGTCGCGGAAACGGCCGCGCTTTTCCAGCTTCATCCCGACATCGCCCTGGCGACGGGCACGGTTCTTGCCGACGGGGCGCCGGGGCCTGGGCTAACGGTCGCCGATGCGATCGAGACTCTGGCCGCCGACACGCTACACCCTGAGGAAGACCTGCAGCCCGTCTACAACGGCTATGGCTGCAACATGGCCGTGCGGCTCGACACGGTGAACCGCCGGACGTTGCGCTTCGACACCGAGCTTCCGCTTTACGCCTGGTTGGAGGATGTCGATTTCAGCCGTCGGCTGGCCACCGATGGTCGGCTGGTTCAATCGACGCGGCTGCGCGGCGTTCACATGGGCGTCAAGCGCGGGCGCAGTTCCGGGCTTCGCCTGGGCTATTCGCAGATCGCCAATCCCTGGTACCTCATGCGCAAGCGCACGATGCGCCCGGACCTTGCCGCCAAGCAGGCCCTGCGCAATATCGCAGCCAATCTCGCCAAGGTGGGGAAGCCGGAACCTTGGGTCGACCGTCGCGGTCGGGTGAAGGGCAATCTTCTGGCATTGCGCGATCTCCTTCGAGGCCGCCTCCACCCCAAAAATATCCTCATGCTCGGTTAG